The Spirochaeta lutea sequence ACCCATCCCGCCTGAGCTGCCAAGAGCCCCAGCATCCGCTCCTCCATTCCCGGCTGGTACACTCCCAACGCCCAGCCCGGCACATAGGCCATAGCCGGGAAGGGTGTCCACCAGGCAGCCTGGGACAGCCATTGGGGCAGAAACTCCAGGGGCACCAGGGTTCCCAGGATCAACGCGAGCTTCTGATAGATCCAATAGAAGGCCCGGTTCTCCTCCAGCCAAAAGGCCGTGAGCCCCAGGGCAGTCTGGCTAAAAAAGGCGACGAACCCGGATAAGACCAGGGCCGCAGCCGTAAACCCGCCCTTAGCAAGCCAGACCAGCCCTGGATGCATGGGCGAGCAGCAGTCGGAGACTGCGACCAGCCCCGGAGTTCCAAACTGCAGTCCCGTTATGCCCAGGGCAATGACCACCCCCAGGACTGCCAAGTACAAGACCTGGACCATAGCAGGCACCAGGAGCTGGGCAGCCTGGTAGCCCAGATAGCTGTAGGGTCGCCCCAAGGCATAGGCAATCTGGCCGGATTTAACCTCCTGAGCCTGGGTAAAAAACATCCGCCCGAAGCCGAACACCGCCAGCTCCGCAGCCAGGAAGTACCAAACCAGACTATACCGGGTGTATCCCGCCAGGGACTCACCGGGGGGAACCGCAGCACCGTAGAGCTGACTGAAGACGAATACAAAGATGGCAAAGGTGATCCCGGGCCCAAAGAACTCCCCGGGATACATCAGAGTGTTTTTCAGACTCACCAGGCCTACCTTGTTATATTTTGCCAATTTAGAGAGGCCGCGTAAGGGCTGCATGGCCTTCCTCCTCGTTCCGGCTCCGGTAAATATCGGCAATCAGGGTCTCCAGGGGTTCATCTTCAATGGTGATGTCTTCCACAGGCCCCAGGGCGGTCAGATGCCCCACCACGTCACGAACGGGAATCCGGCGGGTATCGACCTCAAACCGCGCACTGGATTCGGTACGTTTCACCGCCTCGAGGCCGGGTACCCGGATATCCAGGGGTCGGGAATAGCGTACCCCGACGATCTTTTTACCCATGGTCTGGTGCTTCAGGGTTTTGATGCTCTCATCGATGATGATGGTACCGTGATGGATAATAACCGCCCGGCGGCAGATTTTTTCCATATCTCCGATATCGTGGCTGGTTAAAAGAATGGTGGTATTGTGTTCCTTGTTCAGGGTGGATAAGAGGGTTCTGATTTCCTGCTTCACCACCACATCCAAGCCGATAGTGGGCTCGTCTAAAAAGAGGATCTCGGGCTGATGGATAAGGCTTGCAGCGATTTCGCAGCGCAGCCGCTGGCCCAAACTGAGTTTCCGTACCGGGGTATCAATAAAATCACCCAGGTCAAAAACCTCCCGCAGCTCTCCGATCCGCCTGGCAAGCACCTTGGGCTCCACCTCGTACACAGCCCCCAGGAGCTCGAAGCTGTCCGAGGCAGGCAGGTGGTACCAGAGCTGGCTCTTCTGGCCGAATACCGAGCCGATCCGGAAGGCAAGCTGCATCCGCTGACACTGGGGATCCAAGCCCAATACTCGAATATCCCCCCCGCTGGGCCGGAGGATGCCCGTGAGCATTTTAATTGTGGTGGATTTCCCGGCGCCGTTGGGCCCCAGAAATGCCAGAAACTCTCCCCGGGGAATCTCCAGGTCGATACCCCGCACCGCCCTCACCTCCCGGTACTCGGGCTTAAATAGACCCCGCACCTGGGCTGCAGCCCCTTTGGGCGGAACCCGTGTCCGGTAGGTTTTAGTTAACTGATGAATTTGAATTGCCGCTTCGTGGATATGATCCATGGGGCCCCCTCTTCAAACGGGGCCTCCCGGGGGAAGGAGCTGTAGATGCGCGGCGCGATTCCAGCCTGAGGAGGGCGATTGTAACGCCTCAAACCCCTTCGCCAGGGAGACCCGTAAGAACGAGACTCCCTCCCCGGGCTTTTCTCCCAGGGGTGTACCGCCCGACGGACGGTTGGCACCGCTCGGACCGTTCAGTTTCACCCCTATGGCAAAACCAGGAACCCTAGGCGCCCTCTCGCATTCAGCTTATCGGGAGAATAGCCCATGGTGGAGGTTTTTGCAAGGGTGGACGACCTAATAGTTACGAAGATAGTGTGCAAAAGGTCCTCACTTCCCAAGAGTTACCAAGTTCTTCTGCTCTCCGGACCCTGGAGTAGTGTTGCTCTAGGGCATCGCTACAGCCTTTTGTGCCCCGCCGTTACCGAAGGGCTTGGGGATTAAAAAACCTGGCGGGTATGACTCCAGGGAACGAAACTTCTTCCACGGTCAGCCGGGTAGTCCTCCGGGATCGGGTATCCTCCATAATAGCATTGCTGGGTAACACCTCCCCCTGGACGACCTGGATTTCCTGAACCCGGTAGGTTTTAACCCGGTTACCCGAGGACTCATACACATCGAATCCATAGATTAGCCCCGACTGCTCTCCCTTATAATA is a genomic window containing:
- a CDS encoding ABC transporter permease, with protein sequence MQPLRGLSKLAKYNKVGLVSLKNTLMYPGEFFGPGITFAIFVFVFSQLYGAAVPPGESLAGYTRYSLVWYFLAAELAVFGFGRMFFTQAQEVKSGQIAYALGRPYSYLGYQAAQLLVPAMVQVLYLAVLGVVIALGITGLQFGTPGLVAVSDCCSPMHPGLVWLAKGGFTAAALVLSGFVAFFSQTALGLTAFWLEENRAFYWIYQKLALILGTLVPLEFLPQWLSQAAWWTPFPAMAYVPGWALGVYQPGMEERMLGLLAAQAGWVVVSGLICLGLFRAGSRRVALNGG
- a CDS encoding ABC transporter ATP-binding protein, translating into MDHIHEAAIQIHQLTKTYRTRVPPKGAAAQVRGLFKPEYREVRAVRGIDLEIPRGEFLAFLGPNGAGKSTTIKMLTGILRPSGGDIRVLGLDPQCQRMQLAFRIGSVFGQKSQLWYHLPASDSFELLGAVYEVEPKVLARRIGELREVFDLGDFIDTPVRKLSLGQRLRCEIAASLIHQPEILFLDEPTIGLDVVVKQEIRTLLSTLNKEHNTTILLTSHDIGDMEKICRRAVIIHHGTIIIDESIKTLKHQTMGKKIVGVRYSRPLDIRVPGLEAVKRTESSARFEVDTRRIPVRDVVGHLTALGPVEDITIEDEPLETLIADIYRSRNEEEGHAALTRPL